The nucleotide window atCACCATTCATCCAGGAAGGGGAAGTCCATAAAAGagtatttttaatgatttataaAACTCCTTGTAtcgaaaaataacagaaaaggtTTGCATTCAATACAGTAATGTCATCAGTACTGATAACTCCCAcctatatattttctttagcaaaaaatgaaaactaatcgGTTTGTGTATTCACTAACAAAAAAACCATATAGAAAATCTGGCCAATTGAACAACATGCACAAGATGCATACAGGTGTGAACATCAATTTTCAGACTACCAGCCACTAACATTAAGTATAGAAtggtaaattttaaaagacaataaaacCTAAGTAGTGCAAGACTTGGACAAAATATgcctcatattaaaaaaaaagttttctgttaTTGCGATCTTTAAACTGTGTCTACAAAGATCTAATCCATAATTTCAGATCTTCAACAGGATCCCAGTCATTACATTATATCTTCAAGAATAATGAATGTCAACGAACTCTATGTTCATCGACATTAGAAGGGATTCTGGAAAATGTCTTTTTCAACCTCCTTGTTTACAGTACCTGAGAGGTTTTCCTGGATGTATCAGGTCCTTAAGGACATTATCAATCAGGTCACTTAGGTTCATTCAGTAAATTATTAGTGTAGTAGTAATAAAGAGTACTAAATAGTATCCAAGTAGCCAGGTTTATGCACCCCTCGAAATGTCATTTTGAGGGCTAATAAGTGGAATTATACTGATAAAGAAGCTACCAGtttaacaaaaaaagtttaaatgtaATTATATTGATAAGGACTGTCAGCctttacaaaaaaagataaagtgtCAGCAaatatactgctttattttttaatgtccttGTTTCTTCTAACCAAGTAAACACATCTACTTATCAAATATAAGTTGTGCTCCCATGGCTAAGAACAAGGTTAGAGACAAGTGACTCAGTCAGAAAACCTatatacagagagaaaaaaaggctgCTTTAATGCACAGAAAACTAGGCTAATTACTAATAACTAAAAAGAGCTACTGTGAAGTCAATTAAATAAGAGGGAGGGAGGTATACTCTACAGCCTTCTGAAATAAATCAACAGTGCTATAAACAAGTTAACATTCAGAAGGAGTACATTTAGATAGTGCAATACTACAGATGATAAAGTAACAAACTACAAGATTAAATTACAGTACAGAATTCACATAAATAACATAATATATGCAAGACatcaaatttaagttttaaacaaaaataagaaattttaaaaggcacTTCATATAACAATGAAATCTATTTCCCAATAATTAGTAACTACAAGAAATCATATTTCCCAACATACATTCTATGTTTAGACAAGAAATAACATTTCGAAGAGAAAAGGTTATTAGACACATGCCTTTTGAAAATACCTAATCATTAAACTTTTGACTATTCCAAGGCCTCTGAGAAAACCTAAAGGTATTTAAATATCAGAGAGTGGCCTAATAAAGAATTCTGCTGCAGCCTCTGCCTGTGGCAgacaaaatatgaatatttattatctaattaTGAGTTCCATACTCTATAGGGGTTATGTTCCTAGACCAAGTCTCCACTTTCACTTTTATAACACCATCATCATTCAAGTATGCAGAGAAAGATTTTAATATACAGagaaacatgtttaaaaaataaacatgttaagATATTGTTTCTAGTAAAACCTGCTCCCTCTCCACTGCATTCTGCCCCCCTCCCTACTCATCTGCCAAATTCTTCCAGACACTAACTACTTGGTCACCAATTTGATGATTTTCCagtatctttttacttttaggaaaaaatgaattCTCTGGAGATACTTGGACATATCAATTAGTATAGTTAAGCAATGTTATGTTTGCTTCATTATTGAGCAACATAAATGTCAcaagaggaaaagagaatataGTAACGCTGTCTTAGAAATATTTGAGGAActacacaacaatgtgaatacagCTAATACTACTGTATTATAAATGGTAAAGGTACTCAGTTTTTAACAACAATTTAAAGGAACACGTTAAGTGGATGTATCAAAGTAGTTTCAGAGAATCATGTCTTTGAGCAtcacttatttttgtttaatttttgaagaataaGGGTATTTCAAAAATCATCAGGATTGTGACTTAGTACCTAAAttcagggaaggaaaagagaagaaatggaaaagcagGAAGAGTTGGAAGTGGCCCTAGCTGGTCAAGAACACTTAGgtgtaaaacaaaacattttcaggGTCTTTCTATCTATTGAGTTCTCTACTGGCTGATCCTTTCACAGAAGAAAACAATAGTACCAATGTCAAGGGCACATGAAACTTGCTTGATTGGTACATACTCCTGATGAGCTACAAAAATCTATGTCTGATTTCTCAGGCCTTTGCTCTTTTCAGGGAACTGATACTCTTCCACAGTTAAGTTTGAAAGACATTTGTAGAGCATGGGCATGGACTtaaagaagtagaaataaaactttgtggaaaacacagaaaaaataaggtaaatattAATTCTAGCAATGACTTTGCAAAATTTGTGAAATTATCTCCTTaattaagaatatttcagattcaTTCTCCAAATAGGACAAATATGACCAATATGGTACCCTGAAATTATCTGACAAAATAAAAGAACTGTTTCCAAGGAGGGAAATTTGCGCCTTCAACCTCTACAGCAAAAgtagggagaggaagaagagtaaattttaaaaaaatgatgccTCATATGGTTATGATAGGAAGGAGAAACAAGCTTCTAATAAACTATTAAAAAGCGGGGCACCAGGGAAAATGTCAATCACCACTGTAGAAGAACCATAGCAAGAACAGAAACCACATAAACTCTAAAATAGTGCCATATTATACTAACAGAGTACTAAAACACTTTAATCAAGCAGATAAAAAGGGCAGAAGTTACAgaattatgtcaattaaaaaacaatttttttggcTGCCAAGCAAATACTAGGTGTTATATTTAGACCCCTCCAAATTGACATTTTCTCCATTCCTAAAGTCATGCTATAAAGATGAGGATCTAAGTGCTAATACACCACACAGCCACTACCTCGAGATTAAAGAGAAGATACTGTAGGACGTATGACTGAGGTATCTGCTGCCAGTTCCAGTATGGCGGAAAATTATTACTGGGACCAAGTGGGAGCCAAAGCCGTCTCTTATGGTGAAGAGTCTGACTAGATTAAATGACCAATTAACCAGGAACATGTCACAGAAGTTTTGATTTCAgcctttcaaaaattaatttcatcacTGAAACAGACATCCAGAAACAGACTTTGTGGCTTGTTCTCTTCAACACATCCACAGATATGCTTTAAACCTTAAGGACTTCTAGATAAAATCTAGAATGATGGCACCCTATTTATGACAATTAAGGGGACCAGATTGTCAGGCATGTTTGGAATTCTTGCTACTTCAGATTTGCATGCCTGAATGATGTGAACAGCATCCTTTATTTCCAGGGTACTGATGTGCATACCTTTCTTTTATTTAGAGTGTGATGTATTATCAAGCTCAAAACAACTGTTTAAGAAGGTGGGTTTAAGAAGGCCATCTTGGTGAAAGGCCTAGGTTATAGCGTGAGACAACCATTACTGGGTCTCTTAGCTTGTTGAGGTGAGAGCTTGATAGATCAAAGACTATTAGGATTGATTACAATAAAGTATTCTCTCACATGTAGCTTTATGAGTGGTGATGGTATGTGGCCCATCAGAGTGTTGATGAAGATAGCTGTTGTGAAAATTTCTACAGAAACATTGGAAAGTTTTTTTCCATCTGGTGTCCACAATAGACCTGTGACATCTAGCCATTCCAAGTGGAAGCAAACAGTATTTGGCAAAATTTGATTTGAAGTCCAATTGACACAAAGCTTCATGGCCAATTATGAAGTCTTACAGAGCTTGAGAGTACTGTGAACTCCTGTGAACTGATATCTTGATGTAAAGAGATTATTAACATTCAAGATTTGTCATTTTGTGAAGATCTGTCAAGCTGAAGCCCAAACAAGGAAGCAATGATGACCTAAAATGAAGGATTTACTTCTGGTTTTAGTAAAGAGATGTAAATAGTAGGTTATTTCTAGATCCATAAGCTGTCACTCCTCAGTTTACCAATGAGATTTTCCTGAGGaacaaatttatgtatttttctttaaacacaaGAGGATTCAGATTCCTGAGTGCCTTCCTCTGGACTTATTCGGACCAGAAATAATGAACAAACCTTTGTCCAACTTTCCTTACAAGAAAGTCTCCACCGCCCACTTGGCCAATAAAGAATAACTCTATTATTCATATACTTCATTCCAGAAGTCTAGAATTCAAATGTCAGCTGTGGTCACTCCAGACATGCATTTAGTTTTTGAGGTAACTTCCTACCTGTAGATCCTGTTTGTGAATGAACAAGTAAATAGTTAGGATCTTGGATGACTAGTCTGCTGAACTTGAACAGGTTATCAATTCTTGTACCCATGGCGTTCTGGAGACTCTCCCTTCTTTCTGTATCTATAAGGGTGGTTTCGAGGTTTGTACCAATCCCCTCTGGAGTATCCTCTATTATGATAATGTGCTTTCTGGTCATGACTATAAAAATAACGATGCTGGTTATAATATTTATTGTGATCTTTATagtcattttcttttatactgtTTTCTTCTGCAATAACAGCTTTTACATCTTGTCCAAAAAGGGAAGAACCATCAAAGGGCAAATGAGAGATCTTCTCCTGGGTTTTCTTAGTGAGAGATGTAAGTCGGAGCCAGGCTTGCCTTCTGTAGTCTACTGCCATGGCCATAACTCTAACTACAGAGTCCATTATGTCCCTAGTAGTACAAAGCTGCCAAAGGCCTGCATCCATACCATCAGATATTATACATCTTGCTTTTCCACGATCAAACTCTGGGTCATGGACCAGATCTTCCATGTCTTCCCAGAGTTTACGCTGATATTGAGTCATATAGGCCATGTAGCTAGCAGCCCGAGCTGCAATGGAGGCAGCATGGTAAAACCTACAACCCATGACTTCCATTTCTTTTGAGGTAGCATCCAGAGGTGAGGTTGTATTTCCTCTTTTGCTGTGCTCTAACGCTTCTACAATGGGGCCCTCAGCTGGTGGATTTGGTTGAAAAGGAGATGTATCCTTGGCCACAGGATATACCCTGTGTCCCATGAAGGAAGAAGGATGGCAATCAGCAGGATCTTTAAAAACCTCAGTGGTGGCAATCCTCAGAAGAGGATGCAGTGGAGGAACTAATCGTTTTTTAGAGGTCACACACTCAGGCTTCCCTTCACATGATTCTGTTTCAGATTGTAGTGTTACTCTCTTTATGACACCTCTTTGTTCCATTCTCTTCAAAAGACCTGTGAAACTAGATtggctgggatcagctggctGCCCTTTGTCATCAGCTGATGGAGATTTGCAATCTGTTTCTTCTTCAACTGTGGATAAATTTTCTTCCTTAGAGGTGGAGATGTCCCAAGGAATGGAGGAGTTCTCACTTGGCCTAGAATGATGAAATCTAAAACAGCTCCTGGACTGCAGATCACGTATCACTCGAGACATCTCAGCTACCTGTGTCTGGAGATAGAGGATGGCATCTTGTCCATTCTGTGTAGCTGAAGAAGATTCTACAGGTAAATCCTCCTTGACCTCAGAAGAGGTCAGAGTTTCCTGGGGGACCAAAAGTGGAGATGAATGCAGTGTCTGATAATTTTGTGATGATTTAAGTGTCTCTGTCTCAGAAATTTTAATATCTGAAttattttgatcatttttctGGTTCTCCAATGGATTCTCAACAGAGGACGGTTGAGAAACTATCCTTTGTGGACTGCTGGAGCAACTCCCAGAGGAGGAGCTGCTGTCTCCAATGATAAGAGGAACATTGCAGCTAGAGCACATTTCTGGGCGATGACTCTCAGAGGATGGCACCTTAGATTCAGGCATTCTCTGGGTTATCCACATGAACAAGaaaaccaaggaagaaaaaaaatatgcttttaatATGTTAACTTTCAAGTGCAGAGATGCATGTCCAGTAAGTAgaactcaatttttaaattattataattaacagTGAAAGATGTAATCCACTAAAGGTCAGCAAAGGAATCAAGAAGTCAAATTCACAAGCTTTATTACCCCAAAAACCCAAACATCAACTACTGGTATTAGTCTTTGAGACTATGtttatgaaaaaagagaaaagtaaaaacaagctCAGTTCAAGTAGTGCTATCCTGGCCTGCTGCTTGGTCTTGTGCTAGGATAAGAAAAGGTGGTAAAACCACTGATaacaattaataaaagaaaaactaattccATTCATTATATGTATATCAACAAGTATAAGCTAGTAATGGCAGAGAGAACTTAAGGAAAATTCCactaagaggaaaaaatatctaaaactcATTTAAGTCCCTTTAAAAACTCTGTCATTCACTCTCCATGAATAACAAAACTTTCTAATTTACAGTCCTACTTCACAGTTTCTAGTTAAGAAGCTTACATATTTGTTACTTCAttcatcctcacaacaaccctgtgaggtaggtatcACTGAGATTAAAAGGTTAATTAATTAATCCAAAGTCACAGAATTAGTAAAGATTAAAGCTGAGACTCAAACCCAAATATTTTGATTCCATGTCCAAGTCTCAATCCACTACATCATAGAGCAAGAAGCTCTCTAGCCACCGGAACAAGAGCCAGGTGTTCTTTAATCCAACAAGACAACAGCCCATCAGAAGAAGTCTGGGCTAaggcaaagataaataaaaagcaagattGCTATAAAGGGCTTAACTAGTTCAATTCTCAAAGTAAGGGAGTTTTGGGGTTAAGGGTCAAACCCACAACCAGTCCACTGAGATAACTCCAAATGTGTGTGATGAAAGAGGAGTTTAAAGGGATGATGACTAAAGTAATATAGCATATATAATAAACCCTAAAGGGATGATGACTAAAAGTAATATAGCACATATAATAAACCCTTCCCCACATTCCATTTCCTAAAGGATCATTACAGGTTCCtccaagataaaataaattttctgtggTCACATGGTTCTGGATTCAAAGGATCCAGTTCTATAGGGTACCTGAGCAGAgtataggaaaggaaaaaggaaagaggagccAAAAAGCTTGCAGTTTTTATTCCATTTCCCTTTTA belongs to Nycticebus coucang isolate mNycCou1 chromosome 9, mNycCou1.pri, whole genome shotgun sequence and includes:
- the ZNF451 gene encoding E3 SUMO-protein ligase ZNF451 isoform X4, whose protein sequence is MGDPGPEIIESVPPAGPEASESTTDENEDDIQFVSEGPLRPVLEYIDLVSSDDDEPSTSHSDRMPESKVPSSESHRPEMCSSCNVPLIIGDSSSSSGSCSSSPQRIVSQPSSVENPLENQKNDQNNSDIKISETETLKSSQNYQTLHSSPLLVPQETLTSSEVKEDLPVESSSATQNGQDAILYLQTQVAEMSRVIRDLQSRSCFRFHHSRPSENSSIPWDISTSKEENLSTVEEETDCKSPSADDKGQPADPSQSSFTGLLKRMEQRGVIKRVTLQSETESCEGKPECVTSKKRLVPPLHPLLRIATTEVFKDPADCHPSSFMGHRVYPVAKDTSPFQPNPPAEGPIVEALEHSKRGNTTSPLDATSKEMEVMGCRFYHAASIAARAASYMAYMTQYQRKLWEDMEDLVHDPEFDRGKARCIISDGMDAGLWQLCTTRDIMDSVVRVMAMAVDYRRQAWLRLTSLTKKTQEKISHLPFDGSSLFGQDVKAVIAEENSIKENDYKDHNKYYNQHRYFYSHDQKAHYHNRGYSRGDWYKPRNHPYRYRKKGESPERHGYKN